The genomic interval GGTTGATGTTCTCGTCCGGCACGGAGCGGCGGATTCAAACATAACGGTTATTAAAGTTCCCGGCTCTTTTGAAATTCCGTTTGCGGTGAGAAAGGCGGCGCAGTCCGGCAAATACTCCGCCGTGATAGCGATAGGGTCGGTAATCAGGGGGCAGACCTCCCACTTTGATTTTCTTGCCTCCGAGGTTTCAAGCGGTCTTTCGTCCGCCGCCGCAGACACGGGCGTTCCGGTTACGGACGGCGTCGTGACTACGGACACCCTTGAGCAGGCGATAGAAAGAGCGGGGGGGAAAGTCGGCAACAGGGGCTCGGAGGCGGCGCTGTCCGCAATTGAAATGGCAAGCCTCATGAAATCCCTCTGACCTTCCGCATGAGCGGTTTTGCAAAAAAAAGACGGCTTTCAAGAGAGTTTGCCTTCAAGTTTCTCTACCAGCGCGGGGATTCAAGCGGGGAGGCGGGGAGCGATTTTGAAAGTTTCATCACAAATACTCCGAAAGACGAACTCCCCGAAGACAGCGAGTTTGCCCGCGAACTTGCGTGCGGCGTCTGCCGGGAAATCAAGGAAATAGACTCGCTTATAGGCGGCGTTTCGGTCAACTGGGCGGTTGGGCGCATGTCTCCGGTGGATGTCAACATAATGAGGGTGGCGGTGTATGAAATGGTTTACATGGACGACATAGACAGGGCGTCAAGCATCAATGAGGCGGTGGAGATGGCGAAAAAATACGGCGCTGAAAAATCCGCCGGTTTTGTGAACGGTGTTTTGGATAAAATAGGGGCGGAGCGGAAGGATGGATGATATTGCGGGGTTGATAGAGCAACTCGCCGCCGGGCGGGACATTGACGGCGAAACCGCCGCCGGGGTGTTTCGCGCCATGATGGACGGCGACTTGACGCATGCGCAGACCGCCGCCTTTCTGGTTGCGATGAGAATTAAAGGCGAGACTCCGGACGAACTTGCCGGAGCGGCCCGCGCGATGATTTCACGCGCCCGCAAAATCGGCGGGGCGGCGGACAACACGGTTGACCTCTGCGGCACCGGCGGAGACTCAAAAGGCACGTTCAACATATCCACCACGGCGTCTTTCATAACCGCCGGAGCCGGAGTTCCGGTCGCCAAGCACGGCAACCGCTCCGTCTCAAGCCCGGTCGGCAGCGCCGATGTGCTTGAAGCGGCGGGAGTGAAAATAGACATGAAGCCGCAGACGGCGCAAAAGTGCCTTGAAGAAGCGGGGATAACCTTCCTTTTCGCCCCCGTGTTTCACCCGTCAATGAAAAACGTCGCCCCCGTCCGCAAAGAGATGGGCATCCGGACGGCGTTTAACATTTTAGGCCCCATGGTCAACCCGGCGCTTGTCAAAAGGCAGGTGATAGGCGTTCCGTCAGTGGAGATAATGGACAAAATCATACAAGTCGCAAAACGGCTTGAGATGAACCGGTGCATGGTCGTAACGGGACGGGACGGGACGGACGAGATAACCCCGGCGGGCGGGGCGGAGGCGCGGGAGTTGC from Candidatus Dadabacteria bacterium carries:
- the ribH gene encoding 6,7-dimethyl-8-ribityllumazine synthase; the protein is MPQYKEGKMDAKPFKFAVVASRVNSIVTTPLLEGAVDVLVRHGAADSNITVIKVPGSFEIPFAVRKAAQSGKYSAVIAIGSVIRGQTSHFDFLASEVSSGLSSAAADTGVPVTDGVVTTDTLEQAIERAGGKVGNRGSEAALSAIEMASLMKSL
- the nusB gene encoding transcription antitermination factor NusB produces the protein MSGFAKKRRLSREFAFKFLYQRGDSSGEAGSDFESFITNTPKDELPEDSEFARELACGVCREIKEIDSLIGGVSVNWAVGRMSPVDVNIMRVAVYEMVYMDDIDRASSINEAVEMAKKYGAEKSAGFVNGVLDKIGAERKDG
- the trpD gene encoding anthranilate phosphoribosyltransferase, producing MDDIAGLIEQLAAGRDIDGETAAGVFRAMMDGDLTHAQTAAFLVAMRIKGETPDELAGAARAMISRARKIGGAADNTVDLCGTGGDSKGTFNISTTASFITAGAGVPVAKHGNRSVSSPVGSADVLEAAGVKIDMKPQTAQKCLEEAGITFLFAPVFHPSMKNVAPVRKEMGIRTAFNILGPMVNPALVKRQVIGVPSVEIMDKIIQVAKRLEMNRCMVVTGRDGTDEITPAGGAEARELLADGSVKNRAINPEEFGMKPCAPEELSGGADAADNMKIMKNVLEGRSEGAKTDAALLNAAAAIYVSGAADDMKSALASARKSLESGAAMEKLEALIRISAG